A single genomic interval of Adhaeribacter pallidiroseus harbors:
- a CDS encoding DUF2795 domain-containing protein: MYWTLELASYLEDAPWPATKDELIDYSIRSGAPMEVVENLQALEDDGQPYENIEEVWPDYPTKEDFMFNEDEY, translated from the coding sequence ATGTATTGGACACTGGAATTGGCATCGTATTTAGAAGATGCACCTTGGCCTGCTACAAAAGATGAATTAATTGACTATTCGATTCGTTCTGGCGCCCCGATGGAGGTGGTTGAAAACCTGCAAGCCCTGGAAGATGATGGTCAGCCATATGAAAACATAGAAGAAGTTTGGCCGGATTATCCTACCAAAGAAGATTTTATGTTTAATGAGGACGAGTATTAA